The Lichenihabitans psoromatis genomic interval GCGCGAGTGCCGGGAGGAGGCCGGCGTGCATGTCAAAGGGGCTGCGCTGCTGCACGGGCTGTTTCTCAACCGCAACATCGATCACATCGCGGTCTTCGTGGTTCGCGATTTTACGCGGGACGCAGCGCCGCAACCCGATTGGGAGATCGTCGAGACCGGCTTCTTTAAACCTTCGGATTTGCCGCCCGGAACCACCGATGCAACGCGACGACGCATCGCCGAGGTTCTGGACCGTGTCCCACCCGCCGAAACGTGGTAGGCGACCACCGACGATCTAGTGAGTTTCCCGATGTCCGATGCCGTTCTCAGCCTGTCCATCGTGGTCGCCCCGGAAGGCGCGTCCGACGCTCAAGCCGTCGAGCGATTGAACGAGCGTGCGTTTGGCCCTGGTCGCTTCGCGCGGACGGCCTATCGGCTTCGCGAGATGGCGGAGGCGCCGCGCGATCTCTCCTTCGTGGCGCGGGTCAGCACATTGCTGGTCGGGGCCAACCGCTTGACACCGATCCGGTGCGGCACGGCGCCGGCCTTGCTGCTCGGCCCGTTGACGGTCGATCCCGCGTTCCGATCGCGCGGCGTCGCGCGATCGTTGGTCGACATGTCTCTCGCGGCTGCCAAGCAGCAGGGCCACAAGCTCGTGATCCTGATCGGCGATGAAGCCTATTACAAACGCTATGGCTTCACGCGCGTGCCGCCCGGTCGCCTGACCCTGCCGGGGCCGGTCGATCCCGCCCGGCTCCTCGTGCTGGAACTCGAGTCAGGCGCCTTCGAGGGGGTCAGCGGCAGCGTCGGGGCCTGAGCGTCGGCGACTCAGCCGTCAGGCCGTGCCACCATCGCGCCGCTTGAAACTGAACCGCCGCCCTTCGTAGAGCCACGCCAGAATGGTGCTGCCTAGTAATAACAGTAGCCCGGAAAGGCCGATCGCGAGCGGCACGATACCGACGCTCTTGACCACGCTGGCTTGAGTGCGGCGAATGCCGATATAGTCCGAACCGGCATAGCGGGGA includes:
- a CDS encoding NUDIX domain-containing protein, which codes for MKRPTLPAWTRRSVERAIHVGALLTRPLTMGVRAMVIDPESRILLLRHSYVPGWHFPGGGVERGETIAVAMQRECREEAGVHVKGAALLHGLFLNRNIDHIAVFVVRDFTRDAAPQPDWEIVETGFFKPSDLPPGTTDATRRRIAEVLDRVPPAETW
- a CDS encoding GNAT family N-acetyltransferase is translated as MSDAVLSLSIVVAPEGASDAQAVERLNERAFGPGRFARTAYRLREMAEAPRDLSFVARVSTLLVGANRLTPIRCGTAPALLLGPLTVDPAFRSRGVARSLVDMSLAAAKQQGHKLVILIGDEAYYKRYGFTRVPPGRLTLPGPVDPARLLVLELESGAFEGVSGSVGA